Proteins encoded by one window of Mycolicibacterium sp. ND9-15:
- a CDS encoding nitroreductase family protein: protein MDTDQLLTTTRSARKSLDLDAPVDRDVVEDCLRIAMHAPNGSNQQSWRWVAVLDETLRARLAEFYRDAYLQKVGGQLIGDLLPPEAPGKKIMSSTEWLVENMAKVPLLVIPCYEPYLPRTQGDESFYQATLYGSIFPAVWNFALALHTRGYGTCVTTLHLTHEAAVRELLGIPQTYVQGCLLPVGRLRPGVTFRPAERRPISEVVAVDTWEGPPL, encoded by the coding sequence ATCGACACCGACCAGCTTCTGACGACCACACGGTCGGCGCGAAAGTCACTCGACCTCGACGCCCCGGTGGATCGCGATGTGGTCGAGGACTGCCTTCGGATCGCGATGCACGCCCCCAACGGCTCGAACCAGCAGAGTTGGCGATGGGTGGCCGTACTCGACGAGACGCTCCGCGCACGGCTCGCGGAGTTCTACCGCGATGCCTATCTGCAGAAGGTCGGCGGCCAGCTGATCGGCGACCTCCTACCGCCCGAGGCACCCGGCAAGAAGATCATGTCCTCGACGGAGTGGCTGGTCGAGAACATGGCGAAGGTCCCGCTCCTGGTCATCCCGTGCTATGAACCGTATCTCCCCCGCACCCAGGGTGATGAATCCTTCTACCAGGCAACGCTGTACGGCTCGATCTTCCCCGCCGTATGGAATTTCGCGCTGGCCCTGCACACGCGCGGCTATGGGACCTGCGTGACGACCTTGCACCTGACCCACGAGGCGGCGGTCCGCGAACTGCTCGGCATTCCGCAAACGTACGTGCAAGGCTGCCTGCTACCCGTGGGGCGGCTGCGGCCCGGCGTCACGTTCCGTCCGGCCGAACGTCGGCCGATCTCCGAAGTGGTCGCCGTGGACACGTGGGAGGGGCCGCCGCTGTGA
- a CDS encoding nitric oxide reductase activation protein NorD yields MTSEDADDPRRLALLASALAGRTIAVAPATPGEAAWTDGVTVFVDPSASAPRQLESVTVQASLLASGGLGADVVRRLVRRPALARRYLAVEGQRALSANDHLLPSGVRSLLDCDLAARADSAAGSLKVAGEHRDIADPPAGFGVIKAQKLLSMRAAAQVEPAGGHIPRRGSNLDLTESDDDDDVDGDDVADPFSSPVGGGGALGKLLKRMTKSVRRLSGGGTPGADTPTHRSRRGLRGAGVVTSSAAGAADTDGWTAATNERRTYHEWDFERRCYRLDWCTVLEIDPRIEKGHVLVRPDVHALRRPLTRLGIGLDRCHRQTQGDDIDVDAAVEARVETLAGSTPDEAVYLDSLRRRRDLAVLVLLDVSGSAGEAGTFGQTVHEQQRAAAAALTVALHELGDRVAMYAFQSQGRSAVHLVPVKRFDDHLDAMAMRRLGSLTPGAYSRLGAAIRHGTAVMAEKAGTSRRLLVVLSDGLAYDHGYERLYGAADVRRALGEARREGVGCLCLTIGAATDSGELARVFGSAAHASIPKPAQLADVIGPLFRSALRTADLRRRVSTPAMS; encoded by the coding sequence ATGACGAGCGAGGACGCCGACGATCCCAGGCGCCTGGCGCTGCTGGCATCGGCTCTGGCCGGCCGCACCATAGCGGTCGCGCCGGCGACTCCGGGTGAAGCGGCCTGGACCGACGGCGTCACGGTCTTCGTCGACCCGTCCGCCAGCGCGCCCCGCCAACTCGAGTCGGTCACGGTGCAGGCGTCGCTTCTGGCCAGTGGGGGTCTGGGCGCCGATGTGGTACGCAGGCTCGTCAGACGTCCGGCGCTGGCCCGGCGATACCTGGCGGTGGAAGGCCAGCGCGCGTTGTCGGCCAACGACCACCTGCTGCCGTCCGGAGTCCGTTCGCTTCTCGACTGTGATCTCGCGGCACGTGCGGATTCCGCTGCCGGTTCGCTGAAGGTGGCCGGGGAGCACCGTGACATCGCCGATCCACCGGCGGGCTTCGGCGTGATCAAGGCACAGAAGCTGCTGTCGATGCGCGCCGCCGCACAGGTGGAACCGGCGGGCGGACACATCCCACGTCGCGGGTCGAACTTGGATCTAACCGAATCGGACGACGACGATGACGTCGACGGCGACGACGTCGCCGATCCCTTCTCCAGTCCCGTCGGCGGAGGCGGCGCGCTCGGCAAGCTCCTGAAGCGTATGACCAAGAGTGTCCGTAGGCTCTCCGGCGGCGGCACACCGGGAGCCGATACGCCAACTCATCGCTCCCGCAGGGGACTTCGCGGTGCGGGTGTGGTGACCTCGAGCGCGGCCGGGGCGGCGGACACCGATGGCTGGACAGCCGCCACGAACGAGCGGCGCACCTACCACGAGTGGGACTTCGAGCGGCGCTGCTATCGGCTGGACTGGTGCACGGTGCTCGAGATCGACCCCCGGATCGAGAAGGGGCATGTGCTGGTTCGTCCTGATGTGCACGCGTTGAGGCGGCCGCTGACCCGGCTCGGTATCGGGCTGGACCGATGCCACCGGCAGACTCAGGGTGACGACATCGACGTCGACGCGGCGGTCGAGGCGCGCGTGGAAACGCTGGCGGGTTCGACGCCCGACGAGGCCGTCTACCTCGACAGCTTGCGCAGGCGTCGCGATCTGGCCGTGCTCGTCCTGCTCGACGTCTCCGGTTCGGCCGGGGAGGCAGGCACTTTCGGACAGACCGTGCACGAGCAGCAGCGGGCGGCTGCGGCGGCGCTGACGGTCGCGCTGCACGAGCTCGGAGACCGCGTGGCGATGTACGCATTTCAGTCTCAGGGTCGCTCCGCGGTTCATCTGGTGCCGGTGAAGCGCTTCGACGATCACCTCGACGCGATGGCCATGCGGCGCCTTGGCAGTCTCACCCCGGGCGCCTACTCACGGCTGGGGGCGGCCATCCGGCACGGTACCGCGGTGATGGCGGAGAAGGCCGGCACGTCACGCCGCTTGCTGGTCGTGCTCTCCGATGGGTTGGCCTACGACCACGGTTACGAGCGGCTGTACGGGGCAGCCGACGTACGACGGGCACTGGGGGAGGCCCGGCGCGAGGGTGTCGGCTGTCTGTGCTTGACGATCGGGGCCGCCACCGACTCCGGTGAGCTGGCCAGGGTGTTCGGCAGCGCCGCACACGCGTCGATCCCCAAGCCCGCGCAGTTGGCGGACGTGATCGGACCGCTGTTCCGCTCGGCTCTCCGCACCGCGGACCTGCGACGGCGCGTGTCGACACCGGCGATGTCTTGA
- a CDS encoding SDR family NAD(P)-dependent oxidoreductase has product MIDFTGQVVVVTGAGRGLGRVYALELARRGAAVVVNDLGGTMHGDGEDTAVADQVVDEITASGGTAAASYDSVATPAGGEAIVRTAVDAFGRLDAVISNAGIFNAIAFDELTPDDWRRMLSVHLDGAFYLSQPAYRVMKAQGYGRFVFVASSAGMFGQHLEAHYAAAKAGIVGLTNVIALEGEPHGIRANTVLPFGSSRMVTETLGDPKVLEGNGFFTAIRPELVAPIVVYLASRACEFSHQNFSACAGRFARVFIGLGEGWLAPRDGEPTAEDVAAHLAEVAATEPFTVPGSIYDEVFAVTHRLGVTG; this is encoded by the coding sequence ATGATCGACTTCACCGGCCAGGTCGTCGTGGTGACGGGCGCCGGCCGCGGCCTCGGCCGCGTCTATGCGCTCGAGTTGGCAAGGCGCGGAGCGGCGGTGGTCGTCAACGACCTCGGCGGAACGATGCACGGTGACGGGGAGGACACCGCGGTCGCCGACCAGGTGGTCGACGAGATCACCGCATCGGGCGGCACCGCGGCCGCGTCATACGACTCGGTAGCGACCCCGGCGGGTGGTGAGGCGATCGTGCGGACCGCCGTCGACGCGTTCGGCCGGCTCGACGCGGTGATCAGCAACGCGGGCATCTTCAACGCCATCGCATTCGACGAACTGACACCCGACGACTGGCGCCGCATGCTGTCCGTCCATCTCGACGGCGCGTTCTACCTGTCCCAGCCCGCCTACCGGGTGATGAAGGCGCAAGGCTACGGCCGGTTCGTGTTCGTCGCCTCGTCGGCGGGAATGTTCGGCCAGCATCTCGAGGCGCACTACGCCGCGGCCAAGGCGGGCATCGTCGGCCTGACCAACGTCATCGCGCTCGAAGGCGAACCGCACGGGATCCGCGCGAACACCGTGCTGCCGTTCGGGTCGTCCCGCATGGTCACCGAGACGCTGGGCGATCCGAAGGTGCTCGAGGGCAACGGTTTCTTCACCGCGATCCGCCCCGAACTCGTTGCGCCGATCGTGGTGTATCTGGCTAGTCGGGCCTGCGAGTTCAGCCATCAGAACTTCTCCGCCTGCGCGGGCCGGTTCGCCAGGGTGTTCATCGGGCTCGGCGAGGGCTGGCTGGCGCCGCGCGACGGGGAACCGACGGCGGAGGACGTCGCCGCGCACCTCGCCGAGGTGGCGGCCACCGAGCCGTTCACGGTCCCGGGTTCGATCTACGACGAGGTCTTCGCGGTGACGCATCGCCTCGGCGTCACCGGCTGA
- a CDS encoding cytochrome P450, which yields MTGTNTVDLYYDPFDFDIDDDPYPVWKRMRDEAPLYYNEKYNFYALSRYDDVAQGLHDWETYRSGKGTTMDVIMSGVEVPPGVILFEDPPLHDIHRRVLSKVFTPRRMEAIEPLTRQFCVRALDSLAGASRFDVIGDFGALIPMRTIGYLLGIPEQGQQQIRDNTDASIGLKEGSFQSVSAATFENAYQLFADYIEWRAEHPSDDVMTQLLNAEVEDAGQLRPLSRLEVLTYTSMIAGAGNETTTRLIGFIAQLLAEHPDQRRELVDDFSLIPRAIEEVLRYQAPSPVQARYVARETESYGQKITEGSVMLLLNGSANRDERRYSDGESFDIHRGGSHLSFGQGLHFCLGSSLARMQARVALEEMLRRWPEWEVDYADAAMAHTSSVRGWGKLPITVA from the coding sequence ATGACCGGTACGAACACCGTCGACCTGTACTACGATCCGTTCGACTTCGACATCGATGACGATCCGTACCCGGTCTGGAAGCGGATGCGCGACGAGGCGCCGCTCTATTACAACGAGAAGTACAACTTCTACGCATTGAGCCGCTACGACGACGTCGCACAGGGGTTACACGACTGGGAGACCTACCGGTCCGGCAAGGGCACCACGATGGACGTCATCATGAGCGGCGTCGAGGTGCCGCCAGGGGTGATCCTGTTCGAGGATCCGCCACTTCACGACATTCATCGGCGGGTGCTGTCGAAAGTGTTCACACCGCGCCGAATGGAAGCCATCGAGCCGCTGACACGCCAGTTCTGTGTTCGCGCGCTCGACTCACTGGCCGGCGCTTCCCGTTTCGACGTGATCGGCGATTTCGGGGCGCTGATCCCGATGCGGACCATCGGCTATCTGCTGGGCATCCCCGAACAGGGCCAGCAGCAGATCCGCGACAACACCGATGCGTCGATCGGGCTGAAAGAGGGTAGTTTCCAGTCGGTGTCGGCCGCCACGTTCGAGAACGCCTATCAGTTGTTCGCCGACTACATCGAATGGCGGGCCGAGCATCCGTCGGACGACGTGATGACACAGTTGCTCAACGCCGAGGTCGAAGACGCAGGGCAGCTTCGACCTCTGTCGCGCCTGGAGGTGTTGACCTACACGAGCATGATCGCCGGTGCCGGTAACGAGACGACCACCAGGCTGATCGGTTTCATCGCTCAACTGCTTGCCGAGCACCCCGATCAGCGACGCGAACTGGTCGACGACTTCTCGCTGATCCCCCGGGCGATCGAGGAGGTGTTGCGTTACCAGGCGCCGTCGCCGGTGCAGGCCCGGTATGTCGCCCGTGAGACCGAGAGTTACGGACAGAAGATCACCGAGGGTTCGGTGATGTTGCTGCTCAACGGTTCTGCCAACCGGGACGAGCGGCGTTACTCCGATGGAGAGAGTTTCGACATCCACCGCGGCGGATCGCACCTGTCGTTCGGTCAGGGACTGCACTTCTGCCTCGGTTCGTCGCTGGCCCGGATGCAGGCCAGGGTCGCACTGGAGGAGATGCTGCGGCGGTGGCCGGAGTGGGAGGTCGATTACGCAGACGCCGCCATGGCACATACCTCGAGCGTCCGGGGGTGGGGCAAGCTGCCGATCACGGTCGCCTAA
- a CDS encoding MCE family protein, giving the protein MMGRRMGAIGLSVLLTVTGCSFQGVNSLPLPGAVGRGADANVYHVELANIGTLESNSPVMIDDVVVGSVGRMTLHGWHIDLELSVKPEVVVPGNAVATVGQTSLLGSMHVALDPPPGAAPSGRLSPGATIALDKTSTYPSTEQTLSSLAAVVNGGGLGQIGDIIANFNTALSGRQGAVRDLITRLDTFVGTLYQQRDNIIATIVELNRFSQRLGDEQQVLTRALNKIPPALDVLLQERPRFTTALERLGQFSDTVSGLINDTQADLVKNLQNLEPTLRALADVGPEIDTALAWLPTFPLTQNLIDRGVRGDYVNLWVTVDWTNARLKRGLLLGTRLGQDRASLIPAPGDPGYDAYYTKFPLGVGTSPPFGPIPNAAPAPWEPGGGG; this is encoded by the coding sequence ATGATGGGCCGGCGGATGGGAGCGATCGGGCTCAGCGTGCTGCTGACGGTCACCGGATGCTCGTTCCAGGGCGTCAACTCGCTACCGCTGCCGGGTGCGGTGGGCCGCGGCGCCGACGCCAACGTCTACCACGTCGAACTCGCGAACATCGGTACGCTGGAATCGAACTCGCCGGTGATGATCGATGACGTCGTGGTCGGCAGCGTGGGCAGGATGACGTTGCACGGCTGGCACATCGACCTCGAGCTCTCGGTCAAACCCGAGGTGGTCGTGCCGGGCAACGCGGTCGCGACGGTCGGGCAGACCAGCCTCCTGGGTTCCATGCATGTGGCGCTTGACCCGCCGCCGGGGGCGGCGCCCAGCGGCCGGCTGAGCCCCGGCGCGACGATCGCTCTCGACAAGACATCGACCTATCCGTCGACCGAGCAGACGCTGTCCTCGCTGGCAGCCGTCGTCAACGGTGGCGGGCTCGGCCAGATCGGCGACATCATCGCCAATTTCAACACCGCGCTGTCGGGGCGTCAGGGCGCCGTGCGTGATTTGATCACCCGCCTGGACACCTTCGTCGGTACCCTCTACCAGCAGCGCGACAACATCATCGCGACGATCGTAGAGCTGAACAGGTTTTCGCAGCGGCTGGGCGATGAGCAGCAAGTGCTGACCCGGGCGCTCAACAAGATCCCGCCCGCGCTCGACGTCCTGCTCCAGGAGCGGCCCAGGTTCACCACCGCGCTGGAGCGGCTGGGGCAGTTCAGCGACACGGTGTCCGGGTTGATCAACGACACGCAGGCCGATCTCGTGAAAAATCTGCAGAACCTGGAGCCGACGTTGCGGGCGCTCGCCGATGTGGGTCCCGAGATCGACACCGCGCTGGCCTGGCTGCCGACGTTCCCACTGACCCAGAACCTGATCGACCGGGGCGTCCGCGGGGACTACGTGAACCTCTGGGTCACGGTCGATTGGACGAATGCCCGACTCAAGCGCGGGTTGCTGCTCGGCACCCGCCTCGGACAGGACCGTGCGTCGTTGATCCCCGCGCCCGGCGATCCCGGCTACGACGCGTATTACACGAAATTCCCACTGGGAGTGGGCACGTCGCCGCCGTTCGGCCCGATCCCGAATGCGGCCCCCGCGCCATGGGAGCCCGGGGGTGGTGGCTGA
- a CDS encoding MlaD family protein, with amino-acid sequence MLPRMVRIQLVIFTIASIIGVLAMVFVYMQVPTLLGVGKITVTLQLPSSGGLYRFANVTYRGVQVGKVTEMDVSRTQATATLQLDTSPKIPADLHAEVRSVSAVGEQYVELLPRTDSPPYLQDGSVILMADTTIPQQVSPMLDQVNTLIASIPKGQLKTLIDESFEAFGGAGYDMGSLVDSSATIAGALNSDAASSARLAEDSVPLLDSQARTTDALRLWAQSLAGVTQQVVVNDPQVRTLLEQGPAAANEAALLLEQIKPTLPVLLANMTTFGQVAVTYRPSLEQVLVLLPPFVANVQSSAPQNNPTGIALGDFRIQMADPNPCTVGFLPPSEWRNPADLTTVDTPDGLYCKLPQDSPIVVRGARNAPCMGVPGKRAPTVEQCYSDKPYEPLAMRQHSLGAYPIDPNLIAQGVPPDDRVRADEHLFAPLEGTPLPPVASPPLVPGAVIPPLGPGAIPPLPDAAAAPAPSPGAVASAAPSAFGTDAAGAGPSVAIAHYDPQSGQYATSDGNVGRQTDLVESPKSWRDLIYEEGTR; translated from the coding sequence ATGCTGCCGCGCATGGTGCGGATCCAACTCGTGATCTTCACGATCGCGTCGATCATCGGTGTGCTCGCGATGGTCTTCGTCTACATGCAGGTTCCCACTCTCCTGGGGGTCGGAAAGATCACCGTCACGCTGCAATTGCCGTCCTCGGGCGGGCTGTACCGCTTCGCCAACGTCACCTACCGGGGCGTGCAGGTCGGCAAGGTGACCGAGATGGATGTGTCCCGCACGCAGGCCACCGCCACGCTTCAACTCGACACCTCGCCCAAGATCCCCGCCGATCTACACGCCGAGGTGCGCAGCGTCTCCGCGGTCGGTGAACAGTACGTCGAGCTGCTACCGCGCACGGACTCACCGCCGTACCTGCAGGACGGCTCGGTGATCCTGATGGCCGATACCACGATCCCGCAGCAGGTCAGCCCGATGCTGGATCAGGTCAACACGTTGATCGCGAGCATCCCCAAGGGGCAGCTGAAAACGTTGATCGACGAATCGTTCGAGGCGTTCGGAGGTGCCGGTTACGACATGGGGTCGCTGGTCGATTCGTCGGCCACGATCGCGGGCGCCCTGAACAGCGATGCCGCCAGCTCGGCGAGGTTGGCCGAAGATTCTGTGCCGCTGCTGGATTCGCAGGCCCGAACAACCGATGCGCTGCGGCTGTGGGCACAGAGCCTCGCCGGCGTCACCCAACAGGTCGTGGTCAACGACCCGCAAGTCCGCACGCTACTGGAGCAGGGGCCGGCCGCCGCGAATGAGGCCGCCCTACTGCTCGAGCAGATCAAACCGACCCTGCCGGTGCTGTTGGCCAACATGACCACTTTCGGTCAGGTGGCGGTGACCTATCGCCCCTCGCTCGAACAGGTGCTCGTGCTGCTGCCGCCGTTCGTGGCCAACGTGCAGTCGTCGGCTCCCCAGAACAATCCGACCGGTATCGCGCTCGGCGACTTCCGGATTCAGATGGCGGATCCCAACCCGTGCACCGTCGGCTTTCTGCCGCCCTCGGAATGGCGCAACCCGGCCGATCTGACCACGGTCGACACCCCGGACGGGTTGTACTGCAAGCTGCCGCAGGACTCGCCGATCGTCGTGCGCGGTGCCCGCAATGCGCCGTGTATGGGTGTGCCGGGCAAGCGAGCACCGACGGTTGAGCAGTGCTACAGCGACAAACCCTATGAACCGCTTGCGATGCGGCAGCACTCGCTCGGCGCGTACCCGATCGATCCCAACCTGATTGCACAGGGTGTGCCGCCCGACGACCGGGTCAGGGCCGACGAGCACCTTTTCGCTCCGCTCGAAGGCACCCCGCTCCCTCCCGTGGCCAGTCCGCCCCTGGTACCGGGAGCGGTGATCCCACCGCTGGGGCCGGGAGCGATTCCGCCCCTGCCCGATGCTGCGGCAGCGCCGGCGCCCTCACCGGGCGCGGTGGCATCCGCGGCGCCGAGTGCGTTTGGCACCGACGCGGCCGGGGCGGGCCCGTCCGTGGCGATCGCGCACTATGACCCGCAGAGCGGTCAATACGCGACATCGGACGGAAACGTCGGCCGCCAAACCGATCTCGTCGAGAGCCCGAAGTCATGGCGGGACCTGATCTACGAGGAAGGGACACGATGA
- a CDS encoding TetR/AcrR family transcriptional regulator, protein MTPKADLGKRAGHSYGDGTRRTEILQTAASLIATSGLRTSLQEIADAAGILPGSLYHHFESKEAILVELLRRYHEDLDRIAEQALDRLDDPASLSAFDRIVELGAAIAECAVTHSAALQMTFYEAPTSNPELAALAQQRPAKILEAMVQTLRAARWSGYLRPDVDLPILADRIVQSMRQVGLDVIRHSAGADKVAATLCRILLEGLATVPPSDAELDRSAAFIAADDAVKSWIEDEQNARDDKVAHVRAVARAEFGRKGYEVTTIRDIAAAAGLGTGTVYRLIGSKEELLASIMQSFGEKVAEVGWTSVLRSDSSAVEKLDALSWIHTNALAHFGDEFRIQLAWMRQSPPDTPNIAWLFTKRVRQMKSLLTAGIRSGEISIDGPSNEILARVVIGVSWIPENLLHDLGPRASQIHVRDTLLRGVTTRSA, encoded by the coding sequence GTGACGCCGAAGGCGGACCTCGGGAAGCGGGCTGGCCATTCATACGGCGACGGCACTCGGCGAACCGAGATCCTGCAGACGGCTGCGTCGTTGATCGCCACGTCCGGGCTGCGGACATCGCTGCAGGAGATCGCCGACGCCGCAGGCATCCTTCCGGGCAGCCTCTACCACCACTTCGAATCCAAGGAAGCGATCCTCGTCGAGTTGCTGCGGCGCTATCACGAGGATCTCGACCGCATCGCCGAGCAGGCCCTCGACCGTCTCGACGATCCGGCTTCGCTGTCGGCGTTCGACCGGATCGTGGAACTGGGCGCAGCGATCGCCGAGTGCGCGGTGACGCACAGTGCCGCATTGCAGATGACGTTCTACGAAGCCCCGACGTCGAACCCGGAACTCGCCGCGCTGGCACAACAACGCCCCGCGAAGATCCTCGAGGCGATGGTGCAGACGCTGCGTGCCGCGCGGTGGAGCGGGTATCTGCGCCCCGACGTCGATCTGCCGATCCTGGCCGACCGGATCGTTCAGTCGATGCGTCAGGTCGGTCTCGACGTCATCCGGCACAGTGCGGGAGCCGACAAGGTCGCGGCGACGTTGTGCCGGATCCTGCTGGAGGGCCTGGCTACCGTCCCGCCGAGCGACGCCGAACTCGATCGCTCCGCCGCGTTCATCGCCGCCGACGACGCGGTCAAGTCGTGGATCGAGGACGAGCAGAACGCCCGCGATGACAAGGTCGCACACGTGCGCGCGGTCGCGCGTGCCGAGTTCGGGCGAAAAGGCTACGAGGTCACCACGATCCGCGACATCGCCGCGGCCGCGGGCCTGGGCACCGGAACGGTGTACCGCTTGATCGGGTCGAAGGAGGAGCTGCTGGCCTCGATCATGCAGTCGTTCGGCGAGAAGGTCGCTGAGGTGGGTTGGACCAGCGTGCTGCGGTCCGACTCGTCGGCCGTCGAGAAGCTGGACGCACTCAGTTGGATCCACACCAACGCCCTGGCTCATTTCGGTGACGAGTTCCGGATCCAGCTGGCGTGGATGCGCCAGTCGCCCCCCGACACCCCGAACATCGCGTGGCTGTTCACCAAACGCGTCCGGCAGATGAAATCCCTACTCACCGCGGGGATTCGCTCCGGTGAGATCTCGATCGACGGCCCGTCCAACGAGATACTGGCCCGCGTCGTGATCGGGGTGTCGTGGATCCCGGAGAACCTCCTGCACGATCTCGGACCCCGCGCGTCGCAGATCCACGTGCGCGACACCTTGCTCCGCGGGGTCACCACGCGCTCGGCTTGA
- a CDS encoding LLM class flavin-dependent oxidoreductase: MFTLRFDMRAPADGAPATELYAAAVRMCEWAETRGAVVAVLSEHHGAADGHLPAPHLLAAAIAARTTELAVLLAAVPITFWDPVRLAENIAVLDIISRGRVSYAFGIGHRAEEYEHFGVDMSRRGALADESLALLRRLLTGEPIDIDGRRVQVTPPPASPGGPYMLIAGGSKAAARRAARHGLGFISQVASDELKKFYESESRNNGFEPGLMQFPVEGAPTTVFVADDVDAAWQELGPYLLHDAVTAASYRHGDDSVASISTAQSESELREAGGPYRIFTPAEAAAYVRNGRPLPLLPLCGGLPPEVAWPYLERAAMASVRA, translated from the coding sequence ATGTTCACGCTCCGTTTCGACATGCGCGCGCCCGCGGATGGTGCGCCTGCGACCGAGCTGTATGCGGCCGCTGTGCGGATGTGTGAATGGGCCGAGACGCGCGGTGCGGTCGTTGCCGTGCTTTCCGAGCATCACGGCGCTGCCGACGGCCACCTGCCTGCGCCGCACCTACTGGCTGCGGCGATCGCCGCGCGAACCACCGAACTGGCCGTCTTGTTGGCCGCCGTGCCGATCACGTTCTGGGATCCCGTCCGGCTCGCCGAGAACATCGCCGTCCTCGACATCATCAGTCGCGGCCGGGTTTCCTACGCGTTCGGCATCGGCCACCGCGCCGAAGAGTACGAGCACTTCGGTGTGGACATGAGCCGGCGGGGCGCACTGGCCGACGAATCGTTGGCACTGCTTCGGCGCCTGTTGACCGGGGAGCCGATCGACATCGACGGACGTCGCGTTCAGGTTACGCCGCCTCCCGCCTCTCCCGGCGGGCCGTACATGCTCATCGCTGGAGGCAGCAAGGCCGCCGCTCGGCGCGCCGCGCGGCACGGGCTCGGTTTCATCTCCCAGGTCGCGTCCGACGAGCTGAAAAAGTTCTACGAAAGCGAGTCCCGTAACAACGGATTCGAGCCCGGCCTCATGCAGTTCCCCGTCGAGGGAGCCCCGACGACCGTCTTCGTCGCCGACGATGTGGATGCAGCGTGGCAGGAGCTGGGACCGTACCTGCTGCACGATGCGGTGACGGCCGCGTCCTACCGGCACGGCGACGACTCAGTGGCGAGTATTTCGACGGCGCAAAGCGAGTCCGAACTGCGGGAGGCCGGCGGGCCCTACCGCATCTTCACTCCCGCGGAGGCCGCCGCGTATGTCCGAAACGGCAGACCACTTCCGCTGCTTCCCCTCTGCGGCGGCTTGCCGCCCGAGGTGGCCTGGCCCTATCTCGAGCGCGCCGCAATGGCGTCCGTGCGAGCCTGA
- a CDS encoding NAD(P)H-dependent amine dehydrogenase family protein: MTTPLRTVVWSTGGVGSIAIDAIRGRPDLELVGVWVHSDEKIGKDAGELAGREPIGVAATNDADALVALQPDCVVYAASGPDRDAGAVPDYLRLLEAGINVVSTSSTTLVYPPAYYSPEWRDQMEQAAKAGNASFYASGIFPGFGSDQLALVLATQSKRIRCLTVTEVALNDHYPVADVMMDGMGFGRPLDFEPLLKTPGYIEMAWRAPIHLMAAGLGAEVEEVRGTLDRRVTDRDIEVAFGTIEAGTCGAVSTRAAGMVNGREAIVVQHIIRMARDVAPDWLSSEFDATYRVDIDGDPDIHCAMNVGAAEGHGAGHAAMTATAMRVVNAIPYVVAAPAGLLSSLDLPNTLPRHAFG, encoded by the coding sequence ATGACAACACCGCTGAGAACCGTTGTCTGGTCCACGGGCGGTGTCGGATCGATCGCCATCGACGCGATCCGGGGCAGACCCGACCTCGAACTGGTGGGGGTGTGGGTGCACTCAGACGAGAAGATCGGCAAAGACGCGGGAGAGTTGGCCGGTCGGGAGCCGATCGGGGTTGCGGCAACCAACGACGCCGACGCCCTGGTCGCGCTACAACCGGACTGCGTGGTGTACGCCGCGAGCGGACCTGACCGCGACGCGGGTGCGGTGCCCGACTATCTGAGGCTGCTCGAAGCCGGGATCAACGTCGTCTCGACTTCGTCGACGACACTGGTCTATCCACCTGCCTACTACTCACCCGAGTGGCGTGACCAAATGGAACAGGCCGCGAAGGCGGGAAACGCGTCGTTCTACGCTTCCGGAATCTTTCCCGGTTTCGGCTCCGATCAGCTCGCGCTGGTACTCGCGACGCAATCGAAGCGGATCAGGTGTCTGACCGTCACCGAGGTAGCGCTCAACGACCACTATCCGGTTGCCGACGTGATGATGGACGGCATGGGTTTCGGCCGCCCGTTGGATTTCGAACCTCTGCTGAAGACGCCGGGATACATCGAAATGGCTTGGCGCGCGCCGATTCACCTGATGGCTGCGGGCCTCGGCGCGGAGGTCGAGGAGGTCCGCGGCACGCTCGACCGCCGCGTCACGGACAGGGACATCGAGGTGGCGTTCGGCACCATCGAGGCAGGAACCTGCGGTGCGGTGAGCACTCGCGCCGCGGGCATGGTCAACGGCCGGGAAGCCATCGTCGTCCAGCACATCATCCGGATGGCACGTGACGTGGCGCCGGACTGGCTGTCCTCGGAGTTCGACGCCACCTATCGCGTCGACATCGATGGTGACCCCGACATTCACTGCGCGATGAACGTCGGTGCCGCCGAGGGGCATGGCGCGGGGCACGCTGCGATGACCGCGACCGCGATGCGGGTGGTCAACGCGATCCCCTATGTGGTGGCGGCTCCCGCGGGCCTACTCAGCTCCCTGGATCTGCCGAACACGTTGCCCCGGCACGCTTTCGGTTGA